The following proteins are encoded in a genomic region of Brachypodium distachyon strain Bd21 chromosome 1, Brachypodium_distachyon_v3.0, whole genome shotgun sequence:
- the LOC112268542 gene encoding uncharacterized protein LOC112268542 isoform X1: MIKPRRASYRSPERMANVAEHRIQIDGEQQQQQHAGAAPESWLNLFVYLVALVERVGNALGTLAFTWSTVVLLGGYPTVLSSDDFWYPTVLVFLEAARFNGSNNRRNNFKRKQKGNNNKNKPHVQEKGKGNSNPQYDKSKVCQKCGCYKHITKKCRTPRHLVDLYLQSVGRKQPAHQGPRFESHFNFQSDNSKEAGCSQDVNESPSNNPKIRSSEDPMSTENMIVEFTSNDMYGDLS; the protein is encoded by the exons ATGATAAAGCCGAGGCGCGCCTCATATAGATCACCGGAGCGAATGGCGAACGTCGCAGAGCACCGCATACAGATCGatggcgagcagcagcagcagcagcacgccggcgccgcgccggAGAGTTGGCTGAACCTGTTCGTGTACCTGGTGGCGCTGGTGGAGAGGGTGGGCAACGCGCTGGGCACGCTGGCCTTCACCTGGTCCACCGTCGTCCTGCTCGGCGGATACCCCACGGTGCTCTCCTCCGACGACTTTTGGTACCCCACGGTCTTGGTTTTCTTAGAAGCCGCCAG GTTCAATGGATCGAATAATCGACGAAACAACTTCAAACGCAAGCAAAAGGGCaataacaacaaaaacaagccACATGTAcaggaaaagggaaaaggcAATTCCAATCCACAATACGACAAatctaaagtttgtcaaaaatgtGGGTGCTACAAGCACATTACAAAGAAATGCCGTACCCCTCGTCATTTGGTAGATCTGTACCTACAATCCGTAGGACGCAAGCAACCTGCTCATCAAGGACCaagatttgaatcacatttcaATTTCCAATCCGACAATTCCAAGGAAGCCGGTTGTTCGCAAGATGTCAATGAATCACCAAGCAACAACCCAAAAATCCGATCGTCCGAGGATCCAATGAGCACGGAGAACATGATCGTTGAATTTACTTCAAATGACATGTATGGAGACCTAAGCTAG
- the LOC112268542 gene encoding uncharacterized protein LOC112268542 isoform X2: protein MIKPRRASYRSPERMANVAEHRIQIDGEQQQQQHAGAAPESWLNLFVYLVALVERVGNALGTLAFTWSTVVLLGGYPTVLSSDDFWYPTVLVFLEAARPKSMMNF, encoded by the exons ATGATAAAGCCGAGGCGCGCCTCATATAGATCACCGGAGCGAATGGCGAACGTCGCAGAGCACCGCATACAGATCGatggcgagcagcagcagcagcagcacgccggcgccgcgccggAGAGTTGGCTGAACCTGTTCGTGTACCTGGTGGCGCTGGTGGAGAGGGTGGGCAACGCGCTGGGCACGCTGGCCTTCACCTGGTCCACCGTCGTCCTGCTCGGCGGATACCCCACGGTGCTCTCCTCCGACGACTTTTGGTACCCCACGGTCTTGGTTTTCTTAGAAGCCGCCAG GCCGAAAAGCATGATGAACTTCTAA
- the LOC112268542 gene encoding uncharacterized protein LOC112268542 isoform X3 translates to MIKPRRASYRSPERMANVAEHRIQIDGEQQQQQHAGAAPESWLNLFVYLVALVERVGNALGTLAFTWSTVVLLGGYPTVLSSDDFWYPTVLVFLEAARTK, encoded by the exons ATGATAAAGCCGAGGCGCGCCTCATATAGATCACCGGAGCGAATGGCGAACGTCGCAGAGCACCGCATACAGATCGatggcgagcagcagcagcagcagcacgccggcgccgcgccggAGAGTTGGCTGAACCTGTTCGTGTACCTGGTGGCGCTGGTGGAGAGGGTGGGCAACGCGCTGGGCACGCTGGCCTTCACCTGGTCCACCGTCGTCCTGCTCGGCGGATACCCCACGGTGCTCTCCTCCGACGACTTTTGGTACCCCACGGTCTTGGTTTTCTTAGAAGCCGCCAG GACAAAATGA
- the LOC100835278 gene encoding uncharacterized protein LOC100835278 yields MLILDKLARFDIENCVETCRATGHISKIIDFTSNKTDMTNINETQETLLKGSSLKLLRRLASTEGNFGVILRQKISEHPFLLNNLAEILDDGGSSQELKELTAGLLRNLAMDENMKAEIGHMPLIISRLLHAFLSKGAPSSTDSELLRMIAGKPLAVLAVESANNCLVMLAEPGYVFIKELTIMIHDDKYRYVASSLLQNMCVHARPELGNSDLKEVSYILREVLEGIMDAEGAELEVLVGLSSQICNVIPEDFTRELEHGQIKERFMERLVNALNSNKIPSAHCPGIRRARVEHVIYMMKCDPSYAVCFRKCCMMVQRTHSRAENYRTFSGDAGLMEHSIPLSTLVARAKELMSRG; encoded by the exons ATGTTAATTCTTGACAAGCTTGCTAGATTTGATATTGAAAACTGTGTAGAAACCTGCAGAGCAACTGGCCATATCTCGAAGATTATAGATTTCACAAGCAACAAAACTGACATGACAAACATTAATGAGACACAAGAGACACTGTTAAAAGGTTCATCACTCAAGCTGCTGAGAAGACTTGCGAGTACTGAAGGAAACTTTGGGGTGATATTGCGTCAGAAGATTTCAGAACATCCTTTCCTTTTGAACAATCTTGCAGAGATCTTGGATGATGGAGGGAGCAGCCAAGAACTTAAGGAGCTCACAGCAGGATTACTTAGAAACCTAGCCATGGATGAAAATATGAAGGCGGAGATAGGGCACATGCCACTGATCATTAGCAGGTTGCTGCATGCATTTCTCAGCAAAGGTGCACCCTCAAGTACAGATTCAGAGTTACTAAGAATGATCGCAGGGAAACCATTGGCAGTACTTGCAGTGGAGAGTGCCAATAACTGTTTGGTTATGTTAGCGGAACCAGGGTATGTATTCATCAAGGAACTCACAATTATGATCCATGATGACAAATACAGGTATGTTGCGTCAAGCCTGTTGCAGAATATGTGTGTGCATGCTCGACCTGAGCTTGGTAACTCAGACCTGAAGGAAGTCTCCTACATTTTAAGAGAG GTGCTGGAAGGAATAATGGATGCAGAAGGGGCAGAACTGGAGGTCCTTGTTGGCCTTAGTTCACAAATATGCAATGTCATTCCTGAAGACTTCACACGAGAACTAGAGCATGGTCAGATCAAGGAAAGGTTTATGGAGAGACTTGTCAATGCACTAAACTCAAACAAGATACCAAGTGCTCATTGTCCTGGAATCAGGAGGGCGAGAGTTGAACATGTAATATACATGATGAAGTGCGATCCTAGCTATGCCGTCTGTTTCAGAAAATGTTGCATGATGGTACAACGTACACATTCAAGGGCTGAAAATTACAGGACCTTCTCGGGTGATGCAGGACTGATGGAGCACAGCATACCTCTATCTACCCTTGTGGCTAGAGCAAAAGAATTGATGAGCCGTGGATAG
- the LOC104582022 gene encoding uncharacterized protein LOC104582022, with protein MRPQQCNHVEEESSPHLMDDEWRKADATIVLWIYTTICDDLQDIVMEADATAFSAWERLRLFFYANQPGRELHLSQEFRSIVQGDLSITEYCHRIKNVADALAEVGAPMSDKAITLQMIDGLDERYKIQQELFPSLVPFPSFMQAQSRLQLAETTLKKKATARAANPQVLVVNGNGNGNPGGDRAQNINGNDNQGRDNVQNGNRNGNYGGDRGRGRGRGRGDHGGRGPNQAWMGYFAPAP; from the coding sequence ATGCGTCCTCAACAGTGCAACCACGTCGAGGAGGAGTCCTCTCCGCACCTCATGGACGACGAGTGGCGAAAGGCTGACGCCACGATTGTCCTCTGGATCTACACCACTATCTGCGACGATCTTCAAGACATTGTCATGGAGGCCGACGCCACCGCCTTCTCTGCCTGGGAGCGCCTGCGCCTCTTCTTCTACGCCAACCAACCAGGTCGCGAACTGCACCTCTCCCAGGAGTTTCGCTCCATAGTACAAGGCGACCTATCCATCACGGAGTACTGCCACCGCATCAAGAACGTCGCCGATGCCCTCGCTGAAGTCGGCGCTCCCATGTCTGACAAGGCCATCACCCTGCAGATGATTGATGGTCTCGATGAGCGGTACAAGATACAGCAGGAGCTGTTCCCGTCCCTGGTTCCGTTCCCCTCTTTTATGCAGGCCCAGTCTCGCCTGCAACTCGCTGAGACCACGCTCAAGAAGAAGGCCACTGCCCGTGCTGCAAATCCACAGGTCCTCGTCGTTAATGGGAACGGCAACGGCAACCCCGGCGGTGACCGCGCCCAGAACATCAACGGCAACGACAACCAAGGGCGCGACAACGTCCAAAACGGCAACCGCAATGGCAACTATGGCGGTGACCGCGGGCGTGGCCGTGGACGCGGACGTGGCGACCATGGGGGACGCGGACCCAATCAGGCCTGGATGGGCTACTTCGCGCCGGCACCCTAG